Proteins encoded within one genomic window of Methanothrix harundinacea 6Ac:
- a CDS encoding right-handed parallel beta-helix repeat-containing protein, which translates to MIRWQTPIILILILVDFGAGALQVDGSGTKDFSKIQDAIDASEAGDEIVVKNGTYAESLVVDWPITLRGEGMPLVEGCNATSPVITINASGVVLDGFIIAGCTNDSCDSASVSVLSDGCKILNNTIYGSMSHGISLLNSSGHLISKNRIHDNFRAGIQLAGANSSQISDNEIRGNGYGIYIEASEGAVIAYNDISANGADGIAIVASSGQQITGNEIHNNSENGVYHLDSKNNIIVANTIQDCRNSGIDVVRSFSTLIVFNTIERCGEMGINLDETDNIVVNRNFLSANDINGVSILGSDHSTISNNVVEKNRDNGISLRRDSRNSMIANNTISENKRYGLILDESNLNSVQENQIHHNTNGIVMRYSAGNSVVENVVRDNGFGLSLEMVDNVVVSKNEIANSSRDGISLNRCDHSKIWANRILDSAADGIHIIRSTATIVSDNDILRSGEYGVQILDQSTQNLLLANLIQDSALGGIYLFEGEFNLASFNALIDNKKFNGWDNGGNLWDGNYYSDHQCEETFWQVLCTEPFEVRGQRGAVTLDRRAFSDPNVALGR; encoded by the coding sequence ATGATCCGATGGCAAACTCCGATAATCCTTATCCTGATCCTCGTCGACTTCGGAGCCGGAGCCCTCCAGGTCGACGGCTCTGGCACCAAGGACTTCTCGAAGATCCAGGACGCCATAGACGCCTCCGAGGCGGGCGACGAGATAGTCGTCAAAAATGGCACTTATGCGGAGAGCCTCGTCGTCGATTGGCCCATCACCCTGCGGGGAGAGGGGATGCCCCTCGTCGAGGGCTGCAATGCGACCTCCCCCGTCATAACTATAAATGCGAGCGGCGTCGTCCTGGACGGTTTTATCATCGCCGGATGCACCAACGACTCCTGCGATTCAGCCTCGGTCAGCGTCCTCTCGGACGGCTGCAAGATCCTGAACAACACCATATACGGCTCAATGAGCCACGGCATCTCTCTCCTCAACTCATCGGGTCACCTGATCTCTAAGAACCGGATCCACGACAACTTCAGGGCCGGGATCCAGCTCGCCGGGGCGAACTCGAGCCAGATCTCCGATAACGAGATCCGCGGGAACGGATACGGAATCTACATCGAGGCATCCGAGGGGGCTGTGATCGCATATAACGATATCAGTGCCAACGGTGCCGATGGAATCGCCATCGTCGCCTCTTCAGGCCAGCAGATCACCGGAAACGAGATCCACAACAACTCTGAGAACGGGGTATACCACCTCGATTCGAAGAACAACATAATCGTGGCAAACACCATCCAGGACTGCAGAAATAGCGGGATCGACGTCGTGAGGTCCTTCAGCACTCTGATCGTCTTCAACACCATCGAGAGGTGCGGCGAGATGGGGATCAACCTCGACGAGACGGACAACATCGTCGTCAACCGGAACTTCCTATCAGCCAACGACATCAACGGGGTTTCCATCCTCGGATCTGACCACAGCACCATCTCCAACAACGTCGTCGAGAAGAACCGGGACAACGGCATCTCCCTCCGCCGGGATAGCAGAAACAGCATGATAGCGAACAACACCATATCGGAGAACAAGAGGTACGGCCTGATCTTGGACGAGAGCAACCTGAACTCCGTCCAGGAGAACCAGATCCACCACAACACCAACGGCATCGTCATGAGATACTCCGCCGGGAACTCCGTCGTCGAGAACGTCGTCCGGGATAACGGCTTCGGCTTGAGTCTGGAGATGGTCGATAACGTGGTCGTCTCGAAGAACGAGATCGCGAACAGCTCAAGAGACGGCATCAGCCTCAATAGATGCGACCACAGCAAGATATGGGCGAACAGGATCCTGGACAGCGCCGCCGACGGGATCCACATAATCCGATCGACGGCGACGATCGTATCGGACAACGACATCCTGAGGAGCGGCGAGTACGGCGTCCAGATCCTGGATCAGAGCACCCAGAACCTCCTCTTGGCAAACCTGATCCAGGACTCGGCCCTGGGCGGAATCTACCTCTTCGAGGGGGAGTTCAACCTCGCCTCCTTCAACGCCCTGATCGATAACAAGAAGTTCAACGGCTGGGATAATGGCGGCAACCTGTGGGACGGGAACTACTACAGCGATCATCAGTGCGAGGAGACATTCTGGCAGGTTCTATGCACCGAGCCCTTCGAGGTCCGCGGCCAGAGGGGGGCGGTCACCCTCGACCGGAGGGCCTTCAGCGACCCCAACGTCGCCCTGGGGAGATGA
- a CDS encoding right-handed parallel beta-helix repeat-containing protein, whose translation MYRWPTAVLLILILVGPGAGALQVDSSGTKDFWKIQDAIDASEIGDEIVVLNGTYGENLVVDRPITLRGEGMPLVEGCNATSPIITINASGVVLDGFIIGGCTNDSCNSGSVLVLSDGSRIMNNTIYGSTSHGICVLNSSDHLISNNRIHDNFKAGIRLAGVNESRIAKNNISNNGYGVFIERSHDNWVSNSDIWGNGADGVTIASSTGSELTSNSIHSNADNGVYLVDSNNNILVGNRIRDCMNSGIDIYRSFSIMIASNAIEGCDGMGINVDSGDNNVMAWNSVLNNDLDGISILGASYNTISHNVVRSNRESGISLRLDSKRNMVIYNNLSENKRYGIVFDESDSNFVQANEIDNHSTALIIRYSSDNSIVENRIIDSGFGLSLEVVDNVVVSKNEIVNSTRDGIRLFRCDNSNIWSNRIPNSAADGVHIIRSTGTIVSDNDILGSGEYGIQVLDQSAQNLFLSNLIQNSGLGGIYLFDGEFNLVMSNGLIDNKKFNGRDNGGNRWAGNYYSDFECREMIGTMVCAEPYEIRGHRGLITLDHRPFVDYHVILGR comes from the coding sequence ATGTACAGATGGCCAACAGCGGTATTGCTGATCCTGATCCTGGTCGGCCCCGGAGCCGGAGCCCTCCAGGTCGACAGCTCTGGCACCAAGGACTTCTGGAAGATCCAGGACGCCATAGACGCTTCCGAGATCGGCGACGAGATAGTCGTCCTGAACGGCACTTACGGGGAGAACCTCGTCGTCGATCGGCCCATCACTCTCCGGGGAGAGGGGATGCCCCTCGTCGAGGGCTGCAATGCGACCTCCCCCATCATAACTATAAATGCGAGCGGCGTCGTCCTGGACGGTTTCATCATCGGCGGATGCACCAACGACTCCTGCAATTCGGGGTCGGTCCTCGTCCTCTCGGACGGCTCCAGGATCATGAACAACACCATATACGGCTCAACGAGCCACGGCATCTGCGTCCTGAACTCCTCGGATCATCTGATCTCTAACAACCGGATCCATGACAACTTCAAGGCGGGGATCCGGCTCGCCGGGGTGAACGAGAGCCGCATCGCAAAGAACAACATCAGCAATAACGGGTACGGAGTCTTCATCGAGAGATCCCATGACAACTGGGTCTCAAACAGCGATATCTGGGGGAACGGCGCCGACGGCGTCACCATAGCCTCCTCCACCGGCAGCGAGCTCACCTCCAACTCGATCCACAGCAACGCCGACAACGGGGTGTACCTGGTGGATTCCAACAACAACATCTTGGTCGGAAATCGGATCCGGGACTGCATGAATAGCGGGATCGACATCTACCGGTCCTTCAGCATCATGATAGCCTCGAACGCCATCGAGGGGTGCGACGGGATGGGGATCAACGTCGATTCAGGCGACAACAACGTCATGGCCTGGAACTCCGTATTGAACAACGACCTCGACGGCATCTCGATCCTCGGGGCGAGCTACAACACCATCTCCCATAACGTCGTCCGGAGCAATCGGGAGAGCGGCATATCCCTCCGGCTGGATAGCAAACGGAACATGGTGATCTACAACAACTTATCGGAGAACAAGAGATACGGCATCGTATTCGACGAGAGCGACTCAAACTTCGTCCAGGCGAACGAGATCGATAACCACTCGACCGCCCTCATCATCCGGTACTCCTCCGACAACTCCATCGTAGAGAACAGGATAATAGACAGCGGCTTCGGCTTGAGTCTGGAGGTGGTCGATAACGTCGTCGTCTCGAAGAACGAGATCGTCAACAGCACGAGGGACGGGATTCGCCTCTTCAGATGCGACAACAGCAACATCTGGTCCAACAGGATCCCGAATAGCGCCGCCGACGGGGTCCACATCATCAGATCGACGGGGACGATCGTCTCAGACAACGACATCCTGGGGAGCGGCGAGTACGGGATCCAGGTTCTGGATCAGAGCGCCCAGAACCTCTTCCTCTCGAACCTGATCCAGAACTCGGGGCTTGGAGGGATATACCTCTTCGATGGGGAGTTCAACCTCGTCATGTCCAACGGCCTGATCGACAACAAGAAGTTCAATGGGCGGGACAACGGCGGCAACCGGTGGGCCGGCAACTACTACAGCGACTTCGAGTGCCGTGAGATGATCGGAACGATGGTCTGCGCGGAGCCCTACGAGATCCGTGGCCATAGGGGTCTGATCACCCTGGACCACAGGCCCTTCGTTGACTACCACGTCATCCTCGGCCGGTAG
- a CDS encoding pentapeptide repeat-containing protein, translated as MIEIRIGIIRSLDFILAILLILSLCGEGSMDDRISDRCDLRSADLSGRDLVGAHLNQSDLSGADLSGADLRDAYLRSTWLLGANLKKANLAGADLSGADLSEADLSEVDLSEAKLWGAKISGASLVDATLTKADLTRTDITDADLTGAEMTNARLFRADLTGATMTGVYLIGGNFVGAHMNWAEMRGSYLNRGQFSRAEFYGTDLSGSDLSDSDFSRAYLMRANLSDANLNWALFAYADLTEAKLSRSTLRGTKLSYADLTGADLSGADLTDADLTAIRLIKSNLSNTKMGRAYLQGLDLRGVDLSGAYLRDATIDRTYLTDANLTGADLRGATLSSVEMTGADLAGANLIRAKVDQFTLVSLSKANLEGTLLDEELKRDIEAIK; from the coding sequence ATGATTGAAATCCGGATCGGGATCATCAGGTCGCTCGATTTTATCTTAGCGATATTGCTCATCCTCTCCCTCTGCGGCGAAGGCTCGATGGACGACAGGATATCCGATAGGTGCGACCTCAGGTCCGCCGACCTCTCGGGCCGAGACCTGGTGGGGGCCCATCTGAACCAGTCAGATCTCTCCGGCGCCGACCTCTCGGGAGCAGACCTCAGGGACGCATACCTCAGGTCCACATGGCTCCTCGGCGCAAACCTCAAGAAGGCCAACCTAGCCGGGGCGGACCTCTCCGGCGCAGACCTCTCGGAGGCGGACCTCTCGGAGGTGGACCTCTCAGAGGCGAAGCTCTGGGGGGCGAAGATATCGGGGGCGAGCCTCGTCGACGCCACCCTCACCAAGGCCGATCTGACGAGGACGGACATCACCGATGCCGACCTCACCGGGGCGGAGATGACGAACGCCCGGCTCTTCCGGGCAGACCTCACCGGAGCGACGATGACCGGAGTTTACCTGATCGGCGGCAACTTCGTCGGAGCCCACATGAACTGGGCGGAGATGAGAGGAAGCTACCTCAACCGCGGCCAGTTCTCCAGGGCCGAGTTCTACGGGACCGACCTCTCCGGCTCCGACCTCTCCGACTCCGACTTCTCGAGGGCATACCTGATGCGGGCAAACCTCAGCGACGCGAACCTTAACTGGGCCCTCTTCGCCTACGCCGACCTGACGGAGGCGAAGCTATCTCGTTCTACCCTCCGGGGAACGAAGCTATCCTACGCGGACTTGACCGGCGCCGACCTCTCGGGGGCCGACCTGACCGACGCCGACCTCACCGCCATCCGGCTTATAAAGTCGAACCTAAGCAACACCAAGATGGGCCGGGCTTACCTCCAGGGGCTCGACCTCCGGGGGGTGGACCTATCGGGGGCTTATCTGAGGGATGCCACCATCGACAGGACCTACCTCACCGACGCCAACCTGACGGGGGCCGACCTCCGGGGCGCCACCCTCTCGTCGGTGGAGATGACGGGGGCGGACCTCGCGGGGGCGAACCTCATCCGGGCGAAGGTCGACCAGTTCACCCTAGTATCCCTCTCGAAGGCGAATCTGGAGGGGACCCTCTTGGACGAAGAGCTGAAGAGGGATATAGAGGCTATAAAGTGA
- a CDS encoding YfcE family phosphodiesterase, with translation MKKILAISDTHLQEGAGVPKPLIDLSGEADLVLHAGDFVSLEAYEAFRDLVPFEAVSGNSDDPAVAALLPQRRVVEVEEVRIGLVHRPSFSADLLGADLLAREMEADALVFGHLHRPLLEGGDRLLICPGSPTEPRLSPPAVAVLEVEGGEVRGRIVPLGRPVCGYFKFAEDLAERSVRRSG, from the coding sequence ATGAAGAAGATCCTGGCGATCTCCGACACCCATCTCCAGGAGGGGGCGGGGGTGCCCAAGCCCCTCATCGACCTCTCGGGGGAGGCAGACCTGGTCCTCCACGCCGGGGACTTCGTCAGCCTCGAGGCGTACGAGGCCTTCCGAGACCTCGTCCCCTTCGAGGCGGTCTCGGGCAACTCCGACGATCCGGCGGTGGCGGCCCTCCTTCCTCAGAGGAGAGTGGTGGAGGTGGAGGAGGTGAGGATCGGCCTCGTCCACCGGCCCTCCTTCTCCGCCGACCTCCTGGGCGCCGACCTCCTGGCGAGGGAGATGGAGGCGGACGCCCTCGTCTTCGGCCACCTCCACAGGCCCCTCCTGGAGGGGGGAGACCGCCTCCTCATCTGCCCCGGAAGCCCCACGGAGCCCCGCCTATCGCCGCCGGCGGTGGCGGTGCTGGAGGTGGAGGGGGGGGAAGTCCGGGGGAGGATCGTCCCCCTGGGAAGGCCGGTCTGCGGCTACTTCAAGTTCGCGGAGGACCTCGCGGAGAGGTCGGTCCGGAGGAGCGGATAA
- a CDS encoding sugar phosphate isomerase: MAGLFDTYKDATALQCSFVEKLTRLDLESVNGFADSLASFLRSKDEKNFVYGLAAGRSALSLYSFLQLLYNHFNAFPCTMEDPVQKHFRSTRKNLGIAVSGSGETPAVNKYIEDIINQGGDITLITANEDGTAHQLVERYENGSVLVIKGKTKYDLDLTRTSKLSPMGTEFELEVLAFLNAVFKEVQSRIEGEESGDCQRYLSTIKDFAGQCHLISKVDEGRLTRWFERLFPRNGRYIIGGVGRSGLVARAFEMRFTHLNKTSYWERDFNTPSFQIGDVYVPITGSGNTYECLEGVRSAFKRGADVLPITTNPTSELVELMAERGREEDIAFIPVSEEYLDQICGSRRTTSWLVSEYSMHRYPIFEINASIFTNSVVAVGAEFLGIEEAGMKRLHA, encoded by the coding sequence ATGGCAGGTCTCTTCGACACGTATAAAGACGCCACCGCCCTCCAGTGCTCCTTCGTCGAGAAGCTGACGAGGCTGGACCTGGAGAGCGTAAACGGCTTCGCCGATTCGCTGGCGTCGTTTTTGAGGTCAAAGGACGAGAAGAACTTCGTCTACGGCCTCGCGGCGGGGAGGAGCGCCCTCTCCCTCTACAGCTTCCTCCAGCTCCTCTACAACCACTTCAACGCCTTCCCCTGCACCATGGAGGACCCGGTCCAGAAGCACTTCCGGAGCACCAGGAAGAACCTGGGGATCGCGGTCTCGGGGTCGGGGGAGACCCCAGCAGTGAACAAGTACATCGAGGACATAATAAACCAGGGGGGGGATATCACCCTGATCACCGCCAACGAGGATGGCACCGCCCATCAGCTGGTGGAGAGGTACGAGAACGGATCGGTCCTGGTGATCAAGGGGAAGACGAAGTACGACCTGGACCTGACCAGGACCTCTAAGCTCTCTCCCATGGGGACGGAGTTCGAGCTGGAGGTCCTCGCCTTCCTCAACGCCGTCTTCAAGGAGGTCCAAAGCAGGATCGAAGGCGAGGAGAGCGGAGACTGCCAGAGGTATCTCTCCACCATCAAGGACTTTGCAGGCCAGTGCCATCTCATCTCAAAGGTGGACGAGGGGAGGCTCACCAGGTGGTTTGAGAGGCTCTTCCCCCGGAACGGCAGGTACATCATCGGCGGCGTGGGGAGGTCGGGGCTGGTGGCCCGGGCCTTCGAGATGAGGTTCACCCACCTCAACAAGACCAGCTACTGGGAGAGGGACTTCAACACCCCCAGCTTTCAGATCGGGGACGTCTACGTCCCCATCACCGGAAGCGGGAACACCTACGAGTGCCTCGAAGGGGTGAGGAGCGCCTTCAAGAGGGGGGCGGACGTCCTTCCTATCACGACTAACCCCACCTCGGAGCTGGTGGAGCTGATGGCCGAGAGGGGGAGGGAGGAGGATATCGCCTTCATACCCGTCTCCGAGGAGTACCTCGACCAGATCTGCGGAAGCAGGAGGACGACGAGCTGGCTCGTCTCGGAGTACAGCATGCACAGGTACCCGATATTCGAGATCAACGCCTCGATCTTCACCAACAGCGTCGTCGCCGTCGGCGCCGAGTTCCTGGGGATAGAAGAGGCGGGGATGAAAAGGCTCCACGCATGA
- a CDS encoding formate--phosphoribosylaminoimidazolecarboxamide ligase, whose protein sequence is MIDKSKIQEILDEYDTKELTIATVCSHSSLQIFHGARQKGFRTLGICLGRPPKFYDAFPLAKPDTFLSLDSYGALLGESDRLVEENAIVVPHGSLVEYLGTERFEEMPVPTFGNRRSLAWESDREMEREWLLKAGIDLPRRFATPEEIDRPVIVKYHGAKGGKGFFISKSKGEYLSKVDATQRHTIQEFILGTRYYIHYFYSPIRSHGYTLSKGTLEMLGIDRRVESNADEIFRIGSMDELEAAGIFPSFVVTGNIPLVLRESLLPKAFDLGERVVEASLDLFGGMIGPFCLETIVTDDLKFKVFEISARIVAGTNVFISGSPYSDLIERDLSNGKRIAQEISLARDQGRLSEIIS, encoded by the coding sequence ATGATAGATAAGAGCAAAATACAAGAAATTTTGGATGAGTATGACACAAAAGAGCTAACTATAGCTACAGTGTGCTCTCATAGCAGCCTCCAGATATTTCATGGGGCTCGCCAGAAGGGGTTCAGGACCCTGGGAATATGCCTCGGCAGGCCTCCTAAGTTCTACGACGCCTTCCCCCTGGCCAAGCCCGACACCTTCCTCAGCCTCGATAGCTACGGGGCCCTCCTGGGGGAGAGCGACCGGCTCGTCGAGGAGAACGCCATCGTCGTCCCCCACGGCTCCCTGGTGGAGTACCTGGGGACGGAGAGGTTCGAGGAGATGCCGGTCCCGACCTTCGGCAACCGGAGGTCCCTAGCCTGGGAGAGCGACCGGGAGATGGAGCGGGAGTGGCTCCTCAAGGCGGGGATCGACCTCCCTCGGAGGTTTGCGACCCCCGAGGAGATCGACAGGCCCGTCATCGTCAAGTACCACGGCGCCAAGGGCGGCAAGGGCTTCTTCATATCCAAGAGCAAGGGCGAATACCTGAGCAAGGTCGACGCCACCCAGCGGCACACCATCCAGGAGTTCATCCTGGGAACCCGGTACTACATCCACTACTTCTACTCGCCGATCCGGTCCCACGGCTACACCCTGAGCAAGGGGACCCTGGAGATGCTGGGGATCGACCGGCGGGTCGAGAGCAACGCCGACGAGATCTTCAGGATCGGCTCCATGGACGAGCTGGAGGCGGCGGGGATATTTCCAAGCTTCGTCGTCACCGGGAACATACCCCTCGTCCTGAGGGAGTCCCTCCTCCCCAAGGCCTTCGACCTGGGGGAGAGGGTCGTCGAGGCGTCTTTAGATCTCTTCGGAGGGATGATAGGCCCCTTCTGCCTGGAGACGATCGTCACCGACGACCTGAAGTTCAAGGTCTTCGAGATCTCAGCCCGGATCGTCGCCGGGACGAACGTCTTCATCAGCGGCTCCCCCTACTCCGACCTGATCGAGAGGGACCTCTCCAACGGGAAGAGGATAGCCCAGGAGATCAGCCTCGCCAGGGACCAGGGGAGGCTCTCGGAGATCATAAGCTAG
- a CDS encoding imidazoleglycerol-phosphate dehydratase, with product MRASFRRDTAETKVEVSIDLEGSGSSEVETGVRLLDEILRLLARGSGFDLRVRASGDLPTGDHHTVEDVAISFGQALAQVAVAGIGSSSVPSGEALAFAAVRFGATGYREEVDISRRSLEGMDLENLGHFMRTLAYNGGLTLHLRASGGDDWQKVEALATALGRALRRAVEDGCGDPGNK from the coding sequence ATGCGCGCTTCATTCAGGCGAGATACCGCGGAGACGAAGGTCGAGGTCTCCATCGACCTCGAGGGGTCGGGGTCGTCAGAGGTGGAGACGGGGGTCCGCCTCCTCGACGAGATCCTCAGGCTCCTGGCGAGGGGATCGGGGTTCGACCTCCGGGTGAGGGCCTCAGGGGACCTCCCGACAGGAGACCACCACACCGTCGAGGACGTCGCCATCTCCTTCGGCCAGGCCCTGGCCCAGGTGGCGGTGGCGGGGATCGGGAGCTCTTCCGTCCCCTCCGGCGAGGCCCTCGCCTTCGCCGCCGTCAGGTTCGGGGCAACGGGTTACCGGGAGGAGGTCGACATATCTCGGCGATCCCTGGAGGGGATGGACCTTGAGAACCTCGGCCACTTCATGAGAACCCTCGCCTACAACGGCGGGCTCACCCTCCATCTGAGGGCCTCGGGAGGCGACGACTGGCAGAAGGTGGAGGCCCTCGCCACCGCCCTCGGTCGGGCCCTCAGGAGGGCGGTAGAGGACGGGTGCGGCGATCCGGGAAATAAATGA
- a CDS encoding 2-oxoacid:acceptor oxidoreductase family protein — protein MAAKEKVIGPLGFYSTFERKGGSAPTATHYCPGCGHGILHKIIADTMAELDIQDRCVVMSPVGCSVFAYYYLDCGHVQAAHGRAPAIATGLSRAEDDAILISYQGDGDLASIGLNETVQAANRGEKMAVFFVNNTVYGMTGGQMAPTTLVGEVTATTPAGRDPRDSGYPIHLCELLDTLRAPVFIERVSLSNINHIRRARRAVRRALEIQRDKKGYAFVEFLSPCPTILRMDARGIERFINEEMEREFPLKRFRDLSSETEPIERRESDFTKAALDRIFGLAGEVEVEVLPDPAFETKGVKIAGFGGQGVLSMGLALAQAAYRSGRFVSWYPDYGPEQRGGTSNCSVVISGERVGSPVVDRPDILVAFNRPSLEKFAADVPKGGLILYDALAGAFEPPEGVTAIPVPATEIALSRGVEQATNTAMFGALMERGNLGLPREAFGGAFERTFAKKPKLIPLNLEILEAGAMSVRPDL, from the coding sequence ATGGCCGCGAAGGAGAAGGTCATCGGACCTCTGGGATTCTACAGCACCTTTGAGAGGAAGGGGGGCTCCGCCCCCACCGCCACCCATTACTGTCCGGGGTGCGGCCACGGGATACTCCACAAGATCATAGCCGACACCATGGCGGAGCTCGATATCCAGGACCGGTGCGTCGTCATGAGCCCCGTCGGATGCTCGGTCTTCGCCTACTACTACCTCGACTGCGGCCACGTCCAGGCTGCCCACGGGAGGGCTCCGGCGATCGCTACAGGGCTGTCAAGGGCCGAGGACGACGCCATCCTCATCTCCTACCAGGGGGACGGGGACCTAGCCTCCATCGGCCTCAACGAGACGGTCCAGGCCGCTAACCGGGGGGAGAAGATGGCGGTCTTCTTCGTCAACAACACCGTCTACGGGATGACCGGAGGACAGATGGCCCCGACGACTCTGGTGGGGGAGGTGACGGCGACGACCCCCGCGGGGAGGGACCCCCGGGACTCCGGATATCCGATCCACCTCTGCGAGCTCCTCGACACCCTCCGGGCCCCCGTCTTCATCGAGCGGGTCTCCCTCTCGAACATAAATCACATAAGAAGGGCCCGGCGGGCGGTCAGAAGGGCTCTTGAGATCCAGCGGGATAAGAAGGGGTACGCCTTCGTCGAGTTCCTCTCCCCCTGCCCCACCATCCTGAGGATGGACGCTAGGGGGATCGAGCGGTTCATCAACGAGGAGATGGAGCGGGAGTTCCCCCTGAAGAGGTTCCGGGACCTATCGAGCGAGACGGAGCCGATCGAGAGGAGGGAGTCCGACTTCACCAAAGCCGCCCTCGACCGGATCTTCGGCCTCGCCGGGGAGGTGGAGGTGGAGGTCCTGCCAGACCCCGCCTTCGAGACGAAGGGGGTGAAGATCGCGGGCTTCGGAGGCCAGGGGGTCCTCAGCATGGGACTCGCCCTCGCCCAGGCGGCGTACCGATCAGGCCGCTTCGTCTCCTGGTACCCCGACTACGGCCCGGAGCAGAGGGGGGGGACCTCGAACTGCTCCGTCGTCATCTCCGGCGAGAGGGTAGGCTCGCCGGTGGTCGACCGGCCCGACATCCTCGTCGCCTTCAACCGGCCGTCCCTGGAGAAGTTCGCCGCCGACGTCCCGAAGGGGGGCCTCATCCTCTACGACGCCCTCGCCGGAGCCTTCGAGCCTCCGGAGGGGGTCACCGCCATCCCCGTCCCGGCGACGGAGATAGCCCTCTCCCGAGGGGTGGAGCAGGCGACCAACACCGCCATGTTCGGGGCCCTGATGGAGAGGGGAAACCTGGGGCTTCCCCGGGAGGCCTTCGGCGGGGCTTTCGAGAGGACCTTCGCCAAGAAGCCGAAGCTGATACCCCTCAACCTGGAGATCCTGGAGGCGGGGGCTATGAGCGTCAGGCCGGATCTCTGA
- a CDS encoding 3-methyl-2-oxobutanoate dehydrogenase subunit VorB, which yields MPAQLVDGNSAVIVGAMYAGCDCYFGYPITPASEILHEASKYFPKVGRKFVQAESEEAAINMVYGAAAAGHRVLAASSGPGMSLKQEGISYIAGAELPCVIVDIARAGPGLGNIGPEQSDYNQAVKGGGHGCYRNLVLAPNSVQEMCDFTIKAFDLAFKYRNPAVILADGVLGHMVELLTFPKRAIEPVIDDSWAVRGNKETRGNLVTSIDLDFRELEEHNLRLQAKYDRIREEEVEYELYRCEDAEVVLVSYGISSRIAKSAVDAARREGIAAGLFRPISLFPFPSRELRAFADRGSRFISVEMSDGQMREDIRLATGCREVALVSRYGGNLIQRHQILEKIREVA from the coding sequence ATGCCAGCCCAGCTAGTTGATGGAAACAGCGCCGTGATCGTCGGGGCGATGTATGCGGGATGCGACTGCTACTTCGGCTACCCCATAACCCCGGCGAGCGAGATCCTCCACGAGGCCTCAAAGTACTTCCCAAAGGTGGGGAGAAAGTTTGTCCAGGCGGAGTCGGAGGAGGCGGCGATAAACATGGTCTACGGGGCGGCGGCCGCCGGCCACCGGGTCCTCGCCGCCTCCTCCGGCCCCGGGATGAGCCTCAAGCAGGAGGGGATATCCTACATCGCGGGGGCTGAGCTTCCTTGCGTCATCGTCGACATCGCCCGGGCCGGTCCGGGGCTGGGGAACATCGGGCCGGAGCAGTCCGACTACAACCAGGCGGTGAAGGGCGGGGGGCACGGATGCTACAGGAACCTCGTCCTCGCCCCCAACTCCGTCCAGGAGATGTGCGACTTCACCATCAAGGCCTTCGACCTCGCCTTCAAGTACCGAAACCCGGCGGTCATCCTCGCCGACGGGGTCCTCGGCCACATGGTGGAGCTCCTCACCTTTCCGAAGAGGGCGATCGAGCCGGTGATCGACGACTCCTGGGCCGTCCGGGGGAATAAAGAGACGCGAGGAAACCTGGTCACCTCCATCGACCTCGACTTCAGGGAGCTGGAGGAGCACAACCTCCGGCTCCAGGCGAAGTACGACCGGATCCGGGAGGAGGAGGTCGAGTACGAGCTTTACAGGTGCGAGGACGCCGAGGTGGTCCTCGTCTCCTACGGGATCAGCAGCCGGATCGCCAAGTCCGCCGTCGATGCCGCCCGGAGAGAGGGGATAGCAGCCGGCCTCTTCAGGCCCATATCCCTCTTCCCCTTCCCCTCCCGGGAGCTGAGGGCCTTTGCCGATAGAGGCTCTCGATTCATATCCGTCGAGATGAGCGACGGTCAGATGCGAGAGGACATCCGCCTCGCTACAGGCTGCCGGGAGGTAGCCCTCGTATCGAGGTATGGAGGAAACCTCATCCAGCGCCATCAGATCCTCGAGAAGATCAGGGAGGTGGCCTAG